In Scomber japonicus isolate fScoJap1 chromosome 7, fScoJap1.pri, whole genome shotgun sequence, one genomic interval encodes:
- the rab3ab gene encoding RAB3A, member RAS oncogene family, b, with the protein MASATATYGQKESSDQNFDYMFKILIIGNSSVGKTSFLFRYADDSFTPAFVSTVGIDFKVKTIYRNDKRIKLQIWDTAGQERYRTITTAYYRGAMGFILMYDITNEESFNAVQDWSTQIKTYSWDNAQVLLVGNKCDMEDERVVNGERGRQLSEHLGFEFFEASAKDNINVKQTFERLVDIICEKMSESLDAGDPAVTGAKQGPQLTEQPAPPHQDCAC; encoded by the exons ATGGCCTCTGCAACAGCAACATACGGACAAAAGGAGTCTTCGGACCAGAACTTTGACTATATGTTTAAGATCCTCATCATTGGCAACAGCAGTGTGGGCAAAACCTCCTTCTTGTTCCGTTACGCCGACGACTCCTTCACACCGGCCTTTGTCAGTACGGTGGGCATTGACTTCAAGGTGAAGACCATCTACAGGAACGACAAGAGGATCAAACTACAGATCTGG GACACGGCAGGTCAAGAGCGTTACCGCACCATCACCACGGCTTACTACCGAGGAGCCATGGGCTTCATCCTCATGTATGACATCACCAACGAGGAGTCCTTCAATGCCGTCCAGGACTG GTCAACCCAGATTAAGACGTACTCGTGGGACAACGCCCAGGTGCTGCTGGTAGGAAACAAGTGCGACATGGAGGACGAGCGAGTGGTGAATGGAGAGAGAGGCCGGCAGCTGTCTGAACACCTTG GTTTTGAGTTCTTCGAGGCCAGCGCCAAAGACAACATCAATGTGAAGCAGACCTTCGAGCGCCTGGTCGACATCATCTGCGAAAAGATGTCAGAGAGCCTGGATGCTGGAGATCCCGCCGTCACAGGGGCCAAACAGGGGCCCCAGCTGACAGAGCAGCCCGCTCCGCCTCACCAGGACTGTGCATGTTAA